Genomic DNA from Halorussus rarus:
CGACCTTCACGCCGTCGGCGGTGAGCATGAACTGGCCGTAGAGCACGCCCTTGTACCCCTCCAGCGCGTCGACCGTGGCCCGTAGCACGTCGACCGCCTGGCGGTAGTCATCCTCGGTCATGAACGGGAGCGCGAGCTCCGCGTCGCTGTAGCTGCCCATCCCGCCGGTGTTGGGGCCCTCGTCGCCCTCGTAGGCGCGCTTGTGGTCCTGGACCGCCGGGGTGACCCGGAGGTCGCCGTCGGCCACGAACGCCTGGACGGTGAACTCCTCGCCGACCAGGCGCTCCTCGAGCACCACCCGGTCGTAGTCGGACTCGCGGAGGTACTCCTTGGCCTCCGCCTCCGTCACCTGGTCGCCGATGACCCGGACGCCCTTGCCCCCGGTGAGGCCCGCGGGTTTCACCGCGAGGTCGCCGTCGTAGTCGTCGATGTACGCGCAGGCCGCGTCCATGTCGTCGAACGTCTCGAAGTCCGGGCAGCCCGGGACGTCGTGCTCGCGCATGAACCGGCGCTGGTAGGCCTTGTCGGTCTCGATGCGGGCCTCGGCCTCCCGCGGACCGAAGGCGTAGACGCCGGCGTCGTCGAGCGCGTCGGCGACCCCCGCAGCGAGCGGGCCCTCGGGGCCGACGACCGCGAGCGTCGCGCCCACGTCCTCGGCGTAGGAGACGACCGCCTTCGGGTTGGTCGTCTCCAGCGTCTCGAACCCCTCGGCCAGCGCCGCGATGCCCGGATTGCGGTTGCCCGCGCAGGCGTAGAGGTCCGCGTCGCTCTCGGCCAGCGCCCGGGCGACAGCGTGCTCGCGCCCGCCGCCGCCGACCAGCAGGACTGTCTCGCTCATGCCCGGAAGGTGTAGGCAAGGGAGTGTAAAGGTTGCTCTTGCCGACGCCGGAAGTGGGCAAGAACGTGCAATCATTTCCCCGGCCAGGCGGTCGAGACGTCCGCCAAATCCTGGCGGGAGAACTATCACCGATAGCGTGGTGAATGTTCTCATGGCAGAGTTCAGGGGTGCGTGGACGCGGGAGGAGGTCGAGTCCTTCCTCGAAGAGGCGACGATTCCGATCCGGATCGCCTGCCACCGACCCGACGAGTCGCTGTGGATGGTCGCGCTGTGGTACCGCTACCGGAACGACTACTTCGAGTGCGCGACGGGGGCCAAGGCCGACGTGGTGTCCTACCTCCGCAACGACTCGGAGGTGGCCTTCGAGGTGTCCGTCAACCAACCGCCGTACCGCGGCGTCCGCGGCAACGGGAGCGTCGGCCTCTCGCCCGACGAGGACAAGACGGTGTTGCGCGACCTGCTCGAACGGTACCTCGGCGGCACCGACTCGGAGCTGGCGTCGCGGCTCCTCTCGGATGACCGCGAGGAGGTCCGCATCCGGGTCCGGCCCCGGCGGGTGTACAGCTGGGACTACACCGAGCGCATGCGCGCCGTGACGGAGGACTGACCGGGTCCGAGGTCCCGCCGGTATCCCGGCGGGCGGGGGACCGGCGGCCCACCGGGCGGAGATCGCCGACCGAATCGGTACCGCGGTGACTGCTCCGTACCACAAAGGCCTTGGTCCACCCCCAATCAGAGGGTCGCGTGTTCGAGAAACTCGTCGCCCTGGACTCCTCGACGGTGGGGATGCACTGGCTCTGGAAACTGCTCTGGCTCGCCCTCGGTGCGTTCCTGGTGGTCTTCTGGATCGCCGTCCTCTGAGTCCCGACGCGGGCCGCCACGCGGAAGCGAGCCGAATCGCCACGCCACCGGAAGCCCCGACTTTACGTCGCTGAAGCACCTCGGGTGAGCCATGAGCGACTCCGACGCCGACCCGACCGAGCGCAACCGGCTGGACGAGGAGGAGAGCCCGTACCTCCGCCAGCACGCCGACAACCCGGTCCACTGGCAACCGTGGGACGACGCCGCGCTGGCGGCCGCCGAGGAGCGCGACGTGCCCGTCTTCCTGTCGGTCGGCTACTCGGCCTGCCACTGGTGTCACGTGATGGAGGAGGAGAGCTTCGAGGACGAGGGCGTCGCCGAGATTCTGAACGAGAACTTCGTCCCGATCAAGGTCGACCGCGAGGAGCGTCCCGACCTCGACAGCATCTACCAGACCGTCGCGCAGGCGGTCTCGGGCCGCGGCGGGTGGCCCCTCTCGGTGTGGCTCACGCCCGACGGTCGGCCGTTCTACGTCGGGACCTACTTCCCGAAGGAGCCCAAGCGCGGTCAGCCCGGCTTCCCGGACCTGCTGGAGAACATCGCCGACTCGTGGAACGACGACGAGGACCGCCGAGAGATGGACCGCCGGGCCGACCAGTGGACCGACGCCATCGCGGGCGAGCTCGAGTCGGTCCCCGACCCCGGCGAGGCGCCCGGCGAGGACCTGCTGGAATCGGCGGCCGACGCCGCGGTCCGGTCGGCCGACCGCGACCACGGCGGGTTCGGCACCGGCCAGAAGTTCCCCCAGGCCGGGCGGATCCACCTGCTGCTGCGGGCCGCGGACCGCGCGAGCGACGAGGAGACCGCCGAGGAGTACCACGAGGTCGCGACCGAGGCGCTGACCGCGATGGCCGAGGGCGGCATCTTCGACCACGTCGGCGGCGGGTTCCACCGCTACACCGTCGACCGGAAGTGGGTCGTCCCCCACTTCGAGAAGATGCTGTACGACAACGCGGAGATTCCCCGCGCGATGCTGGCTGGCTACCAGGTCGCCGGTGACGACCGGTACGCCGAGGCCGCCCGCCGGACCTTCGAGTTCGTCGAGCGGGAGATGACCCATCCGGAGGGCGGGTTCTACAGCACGCTCGACGCCCAGAGCGAGGGCGAGGAGGGAAAGTTCTACGTCTGGACGCCGGAGGAAGTGAGGGACGCGGTAAGCGACGACACCGCCGCGGACATCTTCCGCGACCGGTTCGGGGTCACCGAGTCGGGCAACTTCGAGGGGAAGACCGTGCTCACGGTCAGCGAGTCGATTCCGGACCTCGCGGACGAGTACGGGATGAGCGAGGCCGAGGTCGAGGAGACCGTCGAAGACGCCCGCGAGCAGGTCTTCGAGGCCCGCGCGGAGCGGGTTCGCCCCCGACGCGACGAGAAGGTGCTGGCCGGCTGGAACGGGCTGATGATTTCGGCGCTGGCCGAGGGCGCCCTGGTGCTGGACGACGGCGAACGGTGGGCCGACCTCGCCGAGGACGCCCTGGCGTTCGTCCGCGAACACCTGTGGGAAGCACCCGAAGGGGACGACGATACCGGACACCTCTTCCGGCGATTCAAGGACGAGGACGTCGCCATCGAGGGGTACCTGGAGGACTACGCCTTCCTCGCGCGGGGCGCGCTCAACTGCTACGAGGCCACCGGCGACCCCGACCACCTGGGCTTCGCGCTCGACCTCGCCGACGCCGTCGTGGCCGAGTTCTGGGACGCCGAGGCCGGCACCATCTACTTCACGCCCGAGACCGGCGAGGAGCTGGTCGCCCGGCCCCAGGAGCCCCACGACCAGTCGACTCCCTCCAGCCTCGGGGTCGCGGCCGACACGCTGCTCGCACTGTCGGAGTTCCGGACCGACGAGGAGTTCGTCGACATCGCAGAGCGAGTGCTGGAGACCCGGGGCCAGCAGATCCGCTCGAACCCGCTCCAGCACGCGTCGCTCGCGCTGGCGGCCGACCGGTACGCCCGGGGGTCGCTGGAGGTGACGATGGCCGCGGACGACCCGCCGGCGCCGTGGCGCGAGGAACTCGCCGCGCGGTACCTGCCGACCCGCCTGCTGACGCGCCGGCCGCCGACCGAGGACGCGCTCGCTGGGTGGCTCGACGATCTCGGCCTCGCCGAGGCGCCGCCGATCTGGGCCGACCGGAGCGCCCGGGACGGCGAGCCGACCGCCTACGTCTGCCGGAACTTCGCCTGCTCGCCGCCGACCGCCGACCTCGCCGAGGCGCTCGACTGGGCCGCCGACGGCGGAGCAGCGGAGTAGCCCACCGCTCGCGCCGACCAAGATTTCCCCCGATTCGGGTGCGGAAGTTTCATAACCGTACATCGTCAACAAAGTTACCAATGAGCCCAGGGAGTTCCGGCCGGGGGGACGACGGCTCCGGGGGCGACGGGGCGCCGTCCGACGAGGAGCCGCGCTTCCTCGACGTGCTTCGGGAACTGAAGGCCGACGGCTGCAACCTGCTGGTCGTGGGGGACGCGCCGCGCCGGCTGTTCACGGCGGCCAGCGCCGGCCTCCTCGGGGGGACCGACGAGATCCGCTACCGGCTGCTGGCGATAACCGACGCCAGTTCGCGGAGCGTCGTCGAGCGCCTGCCCGGACCCGAGGCGGTGCCGGGGTCGCTGGCCGACACGACCGAGGTGGTCAACCACGCCGGGCCGCCCCGGTCGGCGGCCGAGGCGGGCGGTCGGCCCGAGGCGCCGCCGCTCGCCGACATCTCGGAGCCGCAGGTCGCGGATCCTCAGCTCGCGGGCCTGCAGGCCGACCTCGCCGAGGCGATGGCGGAGTTCGACTGCAGGGCGGGCGGGCTCGACCCGGGTCAGTTGCGCGTGGGGGTCGACTCCGTCGGGGCGCTGGTCGAGCGCTACGACGAGGACGTGGTCCGGCGGTGCCTCCGGGTCGTCACCGGCTACGTCCGGGACTACGACGCGATGGGCCACTACGTCCTGACCGAGCCGTACGGGAGCGACCGCGCCGACCGACTCGCCGACGAGTTCGACGCCGTCGTCGAGATCAGAGCCGTGGACGCCGCGGGCGGCGACCACCACGCCGAGGAGCGCTGGCACGTCCCGAGCCACGACCTCACTACCGACTGGCTGCCGCTATGAGGGGGCGCGAACGAGCGACCGCTCCGCGGAATTCGGCTCCGGCGACTCCAGCGAGAACAGGGAGGTGAGACCGCGTGCGACCCCGATTCGACCGGCTCGACGACGAGACCGGACTGGCGGTGCTCGACCCGATCGAGAAGCGCCGCTTCGTCCTCTACACCGCCGGGTCCGTGTCGCCCGCTCCCGCCGACGTCGAGTCGTTCGCCTTCCCCGTCTCGGTCGCTCGGCGGATCACCACCTCCCGGGTCACGCTCCCCTACAACGTCCCGGTCGCGGTCCGCGAGGCGGGCGACGGCGCGCACATCCGCGACGCGGGCCACGACGGTACCTTCGAGCTCGAGGCCGACGACTACCTGATCGAGGTGAGCGCGCCCGTCAAGCTCTACCTCCGGGTGTCCTCGTCGCTCGCGGTCGAGGCGACCACCAAGGGCGTCCGGTTCGAGTTCGGCGACGAGACGACCGTCGACCTCGGTGCGCGGTCCTCGCACACTTCGCCCGCCGCGACCCTGACGGTCCCGGACGACCCGGAGGCCGTGATGGCGGCGGTCTCGACGTTCGGGTCGGCGCTGAAGACGACGTCCTGCGAGCGGTCGTGGTCGAACCTCCGGGGCCACCCGCCGGCCGTCGAGCGCGGCGGCGAACTGGCGATTCCCGACGACCTCGACGCGCCCGACACCGGCGTCACGGTCCGCGTGCCGGCCGACTACGAGCGCGTCTACCCGGTGACGCCGCTGGCGTACTACCTGGGGGCGGACGTGGTCCCGGGCCAGCCCGCGCGGCTGACCGCGGACACCGGGTTCGTCCACCGGTTCGACGCCGACCGAGGGTTCGAGCACGAGGTGAACCGAGTGCTGAAGCAGGTGTTCCTCCTCGACTGCGCCGTCCGGACCGAGGGGTTCCACCCCATGGACACGCCCGAGCGCCGGGCGGTCGAGTCGGCGACGGAGCTCGACCTCGCGGACCTGTACGGCGCGCCGCTCGGCGACCGGCTGGCGGCGTACCTCGCGGTCCCGCGCGAGGCGCTCGCCGACGCGCTGCCGACCTGGAGCCGGACGACCTACGTCCGACCCGAACCCGCCACCGCCGAACTCCTCCCGTTCGTCGCCGCCGACCTCTCGCTGGTCCGGGTGAAGGCCGACGACCGAGGCGTCGGGTCCGCGAGCGGCGTGCAGGCCAGTCAGCGGCGCGCGCTGAGTTCGTTCAAGCGGGGGCCGGAGTCGGCGACCGGGCCCGGTGAGAAGTCGGAGTCGGGGTCGGACTCGGAGTCGGCGTCGGAACCAGGGACAGGGTCGGAGTCGGCGTTCGACGGGCTCGGGCTGCCGACTGGCGACGACCCTGACACGGCCGGCGTCCCCGACCCCGACGAGTACGTCCCGCTGCCCGAGACCGACGCCGTCGAGCGGGCGTGGGTCGGCGAGGGGACGCCGGTCCACGGCGCGAAGCTGCTGGCCGCCGCGTTCGACCGCGACCGGGCCGAGCCCACCGACGGCGTCATCGACGTGACCGTCGTCTGCAACGACGATCTGATGCGCGAGGAGTGGGACGCGGTCTCGGCGGTGTACGGCGCGCGGGACGGCCACGGGGACGAGGCCGTCGTCCCCTTCGACGTCGACTGCCGGTTCGACGTCTCGACAGCCGAGCTCCGGTCGCTGCTGGCCGACGACTGCGACCTGTTCCACTTCATCGGCCACGTCGACGGCCGCGGGCTCCGGTGTCGGGACGGCATTCTCGACGCCGAGACGCTGTCGGCGACCGGCGCGACGACCGTCCTGCTCAACGCGTGCCGGTCGCACGACCAGGGCGTCGCGCTGGTCGAGGCCGGCGCCCGCGCGGCCATCGTGAGCTGGGGCGACGTGGACAACAGCGGTGCGGTCGAGGTTGGCGAGACGTTCGCCCGGCTGCTCAACTACGGCTTCGGCGTGGGCGGCGCGCTCGAACTCGTCGAGGAGCACACCGCCATCGGCCGCCACTACCTGGTCGTCGGCGATCCGACCGCGACAGTCGCCCAGTGCGCCGACGGCAACCCGCTGGTATACGAGCTGGCGTGCGAGGCCGAGACGGTGCCGGCGCCCGACGAGGAGGTCGCGACCACCGTGCGGAGCTTCGCGACCGACGAGTACCCCATCGGCGCGGCGGCCCAGCCCCACCTCCGGGGCGAGGACGACCCGGACTTCTACCTCGTCCCGGGCCGGATGGGACCGTTCGCGGCCTCGGGGGCGGCCCTGCGGGACACCCTGGCCGACTACTCGGCCCCGGTCGTCGTCGGGGGTCGGCTCCGCTGGAGCGACGAGTG
This window encodes:
- the purD gene encoding phosphoribosylamine--glycine ligase, whose product is MSETVLLVGGGGREHAVARALAESDADLYACAGNRNPGIAALAEGFETLETTNPKAVVSYAEDVGATLAVVGPEGPLAAGVADALDDAGVYAFGPREAEARIETDKAYQRRFMREHDVPGCPDFETFDDMDAACAYIDDYDGDLAVKPAGLTGGKGVRVIGDQVTEAEAKEYLRESDYDRVVLEERLVGEEFTVQAFVADGDLRVTPAVQDHKRAYEGDEGPNTGGMGSYSDAELALPFMTEDDYRQAVDVLRATVDALEGYKGVLYGQFMLTADGVKVVEFNARFGDPEAMNTLPVLNTDFLDVLVAARDGEPLPELSFAPKATVCKYAVPEGYPTDPKAGAKVEITEDSAGDAVLFYASVDERDDGIYTTTSRAFAVVGVADTITEAEEIAEDALSLAGEEGLDVRHDIGKPDLVRRRVDHVAELRGE
- a CDS encoding pyridoxamine 5'-phosphate oxidase family protein, yielding MAEFRGAWTREEVESFLEEATIPIRIACHRPDESLWMVALWYRYRNDYFECATGAKADVVSYLRNDSEVAFEVSVNQPPYRGVRGNGSVGLSPDEDKTVLRDLLERYLGGTDSELASRLLSDDREEVRIRVRPRRVYSWDYTERMRAVTED
- a CDS encoding thioredoxin domain-containing protein, with translation MSDSDADPTERNRLDEEESPYLRQHADNPVHWQPWDDAALAAAEERDVPVFLSVGYSACHWCHVMEEESFEDEGVAEILNENFVPIKVDREERPDLDSIYQTVAQAVSGRGGWPLSVWLTPDGRPFYVGTYFPKEPKRGQPGFPDLLENIADSWNDDEDRREMDRRADQWTDAIAGELESVPDPGEAPGEDLLESAADAAVRSADRDHGGFGTGQKFPQAGRIHLLLRAADRASDEETAEEYHEVATEALTAMAEGGIFDHVGGGFHRYTVDRKWVVPHFEKMLYDNAEIPRAMLAGYQVAGDDRYAEAARRTFEFVEREMTHPEGGFYSTLDAQSEGEEGKFYVWTPEEVRDAVSDDTAADIFRDRFGVTESGNFEGKTVLTVSESIPDLADEYGMSEAEVEETVEDAREQVFEARAERVRPRRDEKVLAGWNGLMISALAEGALVLDDGERWADLAEDALAFVREHLWEAPEGDDDTGHLFRRFKDEDVAIEGYLEDYAFLARGALNCYEATGDPDHLGFALDLADAVVAEFWDAEAGTIYFTPETGEELVARPQEPHDQSTPSSLGVAADTLLALSEFRTDEEFVDIAERVLETRGQQIRSNPLQHASLALAADRYARGSLEVTMAADDPPAPWREELAARYLPTRLLTRRPPTEDALAGWLDDLGLAEAPPIWADRSARDGEPTAYVCRNFACSPPTADLAEALDWAADGGAAE
- a CDS encoding DUF7504 family protein, with protein sequence MSPGSSGRGDDGSGGDGAPSDEEPRFLDVLRELKADGCNLLVVGDAPRRLFTAASAGLLGGTDEIRYRLLAITDASSRSVVERLPGPEAVPGSLADTTEVVNHAGPPRSAAEAGGRPEAPPLADISEPQVADPQLAGLQADLAEAMAEFDCRAGGLDPGQLRVGVDSVGALVERYDEDVVRRCLRVVTGYVRDYDAMGHYVLTEPYGSDRADRLADEFDAVVEIRAVDAAGGDHHAEERWHVPSHDLTTDWLPL